Sequence from the Pseudophaeobacter arcticus DSM 23566 genome:
AGCAGGGAATTGTACCAGACTCGCTAGAGCTTGCGATTCGAAAGTCTGGCGCGCAGGTACTTTGTACCAGTCCAGAAGTGCACAATCCGACCGGCCTGTTTACCCCTCTGAAACGACGTCAAGAGATCGTCGAAGTTGCGCGGCGCCATGGGGTGCAGATCGTCGAGGATGATTGCTATCGCATGGGAGAGGCCAAGGCGCCAAGCTACCGGGCGCTGGCGCCGGATATGACCTGGCATGTGTTTTCGATTTCCAAGAACCTGACACCGGCGCTGCGGGTTGGCTTTGCTCTGGCGCCAACGGGGCGGTCGCAGGATCTGCGCCGGGCTGCGGAGTATAGCTATTTTGGTCTGGCGCAGCCTCTGGCGGAAGTCACCCGGATCCTGCTGTCAGATCCCCGTACCAAGGAGCTGGCGCGGGAGGTGCGCAAGGAAATGGCCAAATACGTCCGTGTTGCGGTGAATACACTGGGCGGTTTTGAGCTGGTCTGGAACGATGAGGTGCCATTTTTATGGCTGAAACTCCCGGCAGGCTGGCGTTCAGCCGCCTTTACCCGTGCAGCCGAGGCCAAGGGGGTTCAGATCCGGTCGGCAGATGAATTTGCCCTGCGTGATGGGCGCGCGCCCAATGCCGTGCGCATCTGCGTCAATGGCCATGTCAGTCTCAAACGGTTTGAAGAGGCCATGCAGCGGCTGCGCGCGCTGCTGGATAACCCGCCCGAACAAATCAGCGTGTGACCCGTCGGACGGGTGGGGTGTTTTGCGTTTCTTAATCTCTTCTGGCGAGCGGAAAAAGTCTACTTGGGGAGATAGAGGGGGGCGATAGTGTTTAGATGTCACGGGTGCGGCGGCGCTGGCCTTGGATTGGTAAATCGTTTTGGGGTATTATTATACCTATTTTTTAAACACTTGAAAACAAACAATTTAAACATGTTTGACGGCATTGACGCGGGGCGGGGAACTCCGTAAACCCTGTCCATCAAATCGGGCGCTGGACCTTTGTTCTGCGTCGTCACGACAAACAGGATTGACCTGCCATGAAAACCTTCTCTGCTACACCGGCAGATATCGACAAGAAATGGATCATCATTGACGCCGAAGGCGTCGTGCTGGGCCGTCTCGCATCGATTATTGCCATGCGCCTGCGTGGTAAGCACAAAGCAACCTTCACTCCGCATATGGACATGGGTGACAACGTCATCGTGATCAATGCCGAGAAAATCCAGATGACCGGCAAGAAGCGCGAAGAGCACTTCTACTGGCACACCGGCCACCCCGGTGGCATCAAGTCCCGCACCAAGCAGGAAATCCTGGAAGGCAAGCACCCCGAGCGTGTTGTCTATCAGGCCGTCAAACGCATGCTGCCAGGCAACCGCCTGTCGCGTCAGCAGATGACAAACCTGCGCATCTATGCTGGCACCGATCACGGGCATGAAGCCCAGGCGCCCGAAGTTCTGGACGTGAAGTCCATGAACAAGAAAAACACGCGGAGCTGATATCGATGACTGATCAGATCAACACTCTCGAAGAGCTGAGCGCCGTTGCAGGCGTTGAGGTTGTCGCCGAAGACATCATCGCCCGTGAACCTGTTCGTGACGAACTGGGCCGCTCTTACGCCACTGGTAAGCGTAAAGATGCGGTTGCGCGCGTCTGGATCAAGCCTGGCTCCGGCAAGGTCGTGGTGAACGGCAAAGAAATGAAAGCTTACTTTGCCCGTCCGGTTCTGCAGATGATCCTGCGTCAGCCGTTCACGGTTGCCGGTGTCGAAGACCAGTTTGACGTCTTCGCGACCGTCAAAGGTGGTGGTCTTTCCGGCCAGGCCGGTGCGGTTAAGCACGGTGTTTCCAAAGCACTGCAGCTGTATGACCCCTCCCTGCGCGGTGCTCTGAAAGCCGCTGGCTTCCTGACACGCGACAGCCGTGTTGTTGAACGTAAGAAGTTTGGCCGCCGCAAAGCGCGTCGTTCCTTCCAGTTCTCCAAGCGTTAAATTTACCGCATATGTGGTTTTGGGGGCTGCCTTCGGGCGGCCCTTTTCTTTTTGAACTCTCTGCCGATTTGATCCCAACCGGCTTGGGCCGTTTTGGTAAAACTCTACAGCTCGCTGGGGTGCTGGTGACCACGCGACCCAGTGACAGGCAATATGCGGGTAACACTATTGAGGGGACCCCTGCGGTGTTGGCTGAATTTGGGCTCTTGCTTTGTTGGACCGCGCCTTTGCAAAAGGCTGCCAACGCGGTCTTGAACTGCTGGCCCTGACCTGACCCAAGCCCAATGCGCGAAGATTTACGGTTGGCTTTGACCACGTTTGCCTGCGCCTTGAGGGGCGGCAATTGGGAGGCGAGCGTTTAAACAATGTTCAAACATTTTGTGTTTAAGAGGAGCCATGCCTCAGAACGAGTACCCCTATAGGAGAACCCAATGCTGAATGTCTCGAGCAGTAAAGAAGCACCGCTTGGCAACGGGAGAGTTGAAATTGGCCGTTTCACCTATGGTTATGACGGCATCAGTTTCCGAAATACAGAAGAAGGGGCCAATGTTGTGATTGGTTCGTTTTGCTCGATCGCGGAAGATGTGACAATCATCCTTGGGGGGCAGCACAAGATTAACCGGATTGCCACATTTCCTGTGGCGCAGGTCTTTCAGGATGAGCAACTGGCGGAGGGGGATCAGGGGCTGATGGATGTCACGATCGGCAACGACGTCTGGATTGGTCACGGGGTGACCATCATGCCGGGGGTCAACATTGGTGACGGTGCAGTCATTGCTGCCACGGCCACTGTGTTCAAGGATGTTGGTCCCTATGAAATTTGGGGCGGCAATCCAGCGACATTCCAGTGCAAGCGTTTTGAAGACGATATGATCGCGGCGCTTCGAAAGCTTGCTTGGTGGACCCTGCCTGAGGAACTCATCGAGGAAATGGCGCCGCTATTGTCGACCGTGCCAAATCCCGAATTGATCGAAGGGTTGCAAGCAATCGTGACGGACCTGGTGGTCTTTGCGGATGGGAGTGATGCCGCCGCCTAGCAGCGGGTTCGCCGCAAGAGGATTAAGAAGCGCCCCGGATCTGCGGGGCCTTTTTTCTGAGCAGAGACACCTTGCGGCTATGGCCGCGTCAGTTGTCTGGCTCGATCAGGCCCAGACCGCGCAGGTAGATGCCGATGCCGGTTTCCAGCAGATCCTCCGGGGGAAAGGGCGAGGTCGCACCGGGAGTGTTGCGGGCATAGAGCTCGACCACGCCGTGGCTCATCGCCAGGATATGGGCGGAAAACATCGAGGCAGGGGGGCGCCTGTCCGCCGGGATTTGCTGGCTGAGATCATCTGCGGCGCGTTCCAGGATATTGCGGGCGCGATTCGCGGCAGCGGCCAGTTCCGGGGAGCGGTTACTGGCAATCCCGCTTTCGAACATGGCGATGTAGTGGCCGGGATGTTTGCGCGCAAAGGCGAGATAGGCACGGCCTGTGGCCTCAAAGGCGGCCAGGGGCGACGGCTGATATTTGTCATAGGCGTGCTGCATCAGGTCGGCAAACATCAAAAACCCCTGACGCGCCGCCTCTGCGATCAGATCTTCGCGGCCTTCAAAATGGCGATAGACCGCCGCCGGGGTAACCCCGGCCTGTTTTGCAGCCTCAGAGAGGGTAAAGCCAGTGGGGCCTTTCTGTTCGATCAGACGCAGCGCCGCCTCAACCAGGGCCTGACGCAGATTGCCGTGATGATACCCACGTTTAGGCATCCCAGTTTTCCGGTCCGATGCAGATGTTTTCATTTATGGGTCCGATGGCTTTCTCATCTTTGTTTTTATAATCAATAGCATGCAGGACTGTGCGAATGGCAGAAAGACGCGCACGCCGTTTGTCATCAGAGCGGATCACACACCAGGGCGCATGGGTGCTGTGGCTTTTATTGAGGGTCTCGCCGATGGCGGCGGAATACTCCTCCCATTTCTCCAGCCCTTTGACATCAATCGGGCTGAGCTTCCATTGCTTCAGCGGATCGCTTTCGCGGGCCAAAAAGCGGCGTAGCTGCTCGGGGCGGCTGACGTTCAGCCAGAACTTGAACAGGATAATTCCATCGTCAACCAGGGCCTCTTCAAAACCGCCGACCTGATGAAAGAACCGTTTGCGCTGCTCTGGAGTGCAAAAGCCAAAAACATGTTCGACCACGCCGCGATTGTACCAGCTGCGGTCAAAAAACGTGATTTCACCGCCAGAGGGCAGGTGATCGACGTAGCGCTGAAAATACCACTGGCTTTGTTCGGGCTCGCTGGGTTTGGACAGGGCCACGACGCGGGCGCCCCTTGGGTTGAGGTTCTCGCGAAACCGTTTGATTGTACCGCCTTTGCCGGCCGCATCGCGGCCCTCAAACACAATCGCGACCCGCGCGCCACTCTCTTTGACCCAGGACTGCAGCTTGACCAGTTCGACCTGCAAGGATTTGATTTCTTTCTCATAGTCCTTGCGGGGCATGCGCTCCGAATAGGGGAAATTTGGTGCCAGAATGTCGTCCTTGTCACTGTCTTTGATACAGTTGGCCAGGTCTGTTGGAGCTTGGTTCTTGAAATAGCTGCTGATGGCGCCGTCAAATGGCAGTTTCATTGGCGAACTCCTCTTTGGTCAGGCCTTTATAGGGCAAGACCGGGGGGGATGTGAATCGCTTTCACTCAGATCAGGGGCCAGCCCAGGCGATATCCAGGTCCCGTGGCCGCAAACCGCCAGAGGCCTGCGCGCACAACGCAACACCAGGCGGCGCCGGACAGGATATCCTCTGGGCTAACGCTGCCTCTGTTGCTTAACGCTGGCGTCCGATATCTGCCATATCAAAGGGCGTCGATTGGTAGATCTCGTTGATCCAGTTGCCATAAAGCAGATGCGCATGGCTGCGCCAGCGGTTCAGCGGCGGGCGGCTGGGATCGTCATTTGGGTAGTAGTTTTGCGGAACATTGATTTCCGTGCCATTGGCGACATCGCGGTCATATTCCTGTTTCAGGGTGTCGCTGT
This genomic interval carries:
- a CDS encoding CatB-related O-acetyltransferase; this encodes MLNVSSSKEAPLGNGRVEIGRFTYGYDGISFRNTEEGANVVIGSFCSIAEDVTIILGGQHKINRIATFPVAQVFQDEQLAEGDQGLMDVTIGNDVWIGHGVTIMPGVNIGDGAVIAATATVFKDVGPYEIWGGNPATFQCKRFEDDMIAALRKLAWWTLPEELIEEMAPLLSTVPNPELIEGLQAIVTDLVVFADGSDAAA
- the ppk2 gene encoding polyphosphate kinase 2; the encoded protein is MKLPFDGAISSYFKNQAPTDLANCIKDSDKDDILAPNFPYSERMPRKDYEKEIKSLQVELVKLQSWVKESGARVAIVFEGRDAAGKGGTIKRFRENLNPRGARVVALSKPSEPEQSQWYFQRYVDHLPSGGEITFFDRSWYNRGVVEHVFGFCTPEQRKRFFHQVGGFEEALVDDGIILFKFWLNVSRPEQLRRFLARESDPLKQWKLSPIDVKGLEKWEEYSAAIGETLNKSHSTHAPWCVIRSDDKRRARLSAIRTVLHAIDYKNKDEKAIGPINENICIGPENWDA
- the rplM gene encoding 50S ribosomal protein L13, translated to MKTFSATPADIDKKWIIIDAEGVVLGRLASIIAMRLRGKHKATFTPHMDMGDNVIVINAEKIQMTGKKREEHFYWHTGHPGGIKSRTKQEILEGKHPERVVYQAVKRMLPGNRLSRQQMTNLRIYAGTDHGHEAQAPEVLDVKSMNKKNTRS
- a CDS encoding TetR/AcrR family transcriptional regulator, with product MPKRGYHHGNLRQALVEAALRLIEQKGPTGFTLSEAAKQAGVTPAAVYRHFEGREDLIAEAARQGFLMFADLMQHAYDKYQPSPLAAFEATGRAYLAFARKHPGHYIAMFESGIASNRSPELAAAANRARNILERAADDLSQQIPADRRPPASMFSAHILAMSHGVVELYARNTPGATSPFPPEDLLETGIGIYLRGLGLIEPDN
- a CDS encoding aminotransferase-like domain-containing protein, whose protein sequence is MGTIWSPDLDGKSGPKYQRVADTIRAAVDDGILQCGTKLPPVRELAYQLRITPGTVARAYTLLTDEGLLQAEVGRGTFVAEKQNRVMDDVWSRELHLQEAKDPHHVSLFSPRMVDVGQVSALREAMEKVSRADPLLFLNYPTRDAYLPVRQAVLQWLEGHALGPLGEADVVLTHGGQNGILTVLQTLLRDPQPVILVEDLSYAGFRRAAELLRAKVVGVAMDEQGIVPDSLELAIRKSGAQVLCTSPEVHNPTGLFTPLKRRQEIVEVARRHGVQIVEDDCYRMGEAKAPSYRALAPDMTWHVFSISKNLTPALRVGFALAPTGRSQDLRRAAEYSYFGLAQPLAEVTRILLSDPRTKELAREVRKEMAKYVRVAVNTLGGFELVWNDEVPFLWLKLPAGWRSAAFTRAAEAKGVQIRSADEFALRDGRAPNAVRICVNGHVSLKRFEEAMQRLRALLDNPPEQISV
- the rpsI gene encoding 30S ribosomal protein S9, whose translation is MTDQINTLEELSAVAGVEVVAEDIIAREPVRDELGRSYATGKRKDAVARVWIKPGSGKVVVNGKEMKAYFARPVLQMILRQPFTVAGVEDQFDVFATVKGGGLSGQAGAVKHGVSKALQLYDPSLRGALKAAGFLTRDSRVVERKKFGRRKARRSFQFSKR